TACTGTGATGAGGATTGAAGAGATTGTACCGAATATGAGCGGAATGGTACAATAAGGAAGGAAGTTGTTAATACATATTTGCTTACATCTTAGATTTCTGGAGGGACAACACATGAGCCAATCAACCATCACAGAACTGGAACAACTGCTTGCACTGGAAAACATTCGGAACACAAAAGCGCGTTATTGCCGTTATATTGATACGAAGCAGTGGGATACATTAGGTGAAGTGTTCGCTCCGGATGCCGTAGCTGATTTCAGTACAGAAGGCAATCCAATCCCGGTATTAACCGGCCGTGACACCATCGTTCAAATATTCCGCGATTTGGTGGATGTAGCCGTAACTGTGCATCACGTACATAGCGCCGAAGTTGAATTTGTATCCGAGAATGAAGCCAAAGTCATCTCTCCAATGGAAGATTGGGTGACGTTCCCTGAAGGCAATGACAATAAATCCTTTCACGGATTTGGACACTATCATGAGACGTTTGTCAAAATCGATGGTCAATGGCTCATCCAGCATACCAGCCTGAAGCGTCTACGTCTGGAT
Above is a window of Paenibacillus sp. E222 DNA encoding:
- a CDS encoding nuclear transport factor 2 family protein, coding for MSQSTITELEQLLALENIRNTKARYCRYIDTKQWDTLGEVFAPDAVADFSTEGNPIPVLTGRDTIVQIFRDLVDVAVTVHHVHSAEVEFVSENEAKVISPMEDWVTFPEGNDNKSFHGFGHYHETFVKIDGQWLIQHTSLKRLRLDLFE